Proteins encoded within one genomic window of Fusarium musae strain F31 chromosome 4, whole genome shotgun sequence:
- the RO4 gene encoding Actin-like protein (EggNog:ENOG41) has protein sequence MADSLHNAPIVLDNGSGTIRAGFAGDDLPKCYFPSWVGRPKHLRVLAGALEGEVFIGQKASTELRGLLKIRYPLEHGIVTDWDDMERIWEYVYGEGLKTLSEEHPVLLTEPPLNPRSNRDTAAQILFETFNVPALHTSIQAVLSLYASGRTTGIVLDSGDGVSHAVPVYEGFAMPSSIRRIDVAGRDVTEYMQTLLRKSGYVFHTSAEKEVVRLIKESVSYVAHDPRKEERDWVGVKPNESKFAEYVLPDGFKLKIGAERFRAPEILFDPEIIGLEYPGVHQIVVDAINRTDLDLRKSLYSNIVLSGGSTLTKGFGDRLLTELQKLAVKDMRIKIFAPPERKYSTWIGGSILAGLSTFRKMWVSIDDWHENPDIIHTKFT, from the exons ATGGCAGACTCCTTACATAATGCGCCTATAGTCCTCGACAACGGATCTGGCACTATTCGAGCTGGTTTCGCAGGCGATGATCTACCAAAATGTTACTTTCCCTCATGGGTTGGCCGACCGAAGCATCTGAGAGTTCTCGCGGGTGCCCTCGAGGGTGAGGTATTCATAGGACAAAAGGCCTCCACGGAATTGAGAGGGCTGCTCAAAATTCGGTATCCCCTCGAGCATGGTATTGTCACCGACTGGGACGATATGGAAAGGATCTGGGAGTATGTTTACGGTGAAGGATTGAAGACTCTCAGCGAAGAG CATCCCGTTTTATTGACGGAACCTCCCTTGAACCCCCGAAGCAATCGCGACACTGCCGCCCAGATCCTCTTCGAGACATTCAACGTCCCCGCACTCCACACATCCATCCAAGCCGTGCTATCGCTATACGCCAGTGGCCGAACGACTGGTATTGTTCTCGattctggtgatggtgtttctCATGCTGTGCCTGTTTACGAGGGTTTCGCCATGCCCAGCAGCATTCGCCGAATCGACGTGGCAGGCCGAGACGTGACCGAGTACATGCAGACATTGCTACGGAAGAGTGGATATGTCTTTCACACGAGTGCCGAGAAGGAAGTTGTGAGGTTAATCAAGGAGAGCGTCTCTTATGTTGCTCATGATCCACGGAAAGAGGAGAGGGATTGGGTTGGAGTGAAGCCCAATGAGAGCAAGTTTGCCGAATACGTGCTTCCAGAcggcttcaagctcaag ATTGGCGCGGAACGCTTCAGAGCACCCGAGATTCTCTTTGACCCCGAGATTATCGGCCTCGAATATCCTGGTGTACACCAGATTGTCGTTGACGCTATCAACCGAACAGATCTCGACCTGCGAAAATCTCTGTACAGCAACATTGTGCTCTCCGGAGGTAGCACATTGACAAAGGGCTTCGGTGACCGTCTTTTGACAGAGCTGCAAAAACTGGCCGTCAAGGATATGAGGATCAAGATCTTTGCGCCACCGGAGAGAAAGTACTCTACCTGGATCGGAGGCAGTATTCTCGCTGGATTGAGTACATTCCGAAAG ATGTGGGTGAGCATTGACGACTGGCACGAGAACCCTGACATTATCCATACCAAGTTCACGTAA
- a CDS encoding hypothetical protein (CAZy:GH76), translated as MKPIFSTGAVALLASTGFVNAQSPYSIDSTDAIKKSAKQLAADLITYYHGDDPGGIPGILPGPPPNGDYYWWEGGAMWGTYMDYWKCTGDSTYNKVVMQAMQFQVGDDQDYQPANVTLSLGNDDQGFWGMSAMLAAELDFPNPASDQPGWLALAQAVFNTQANPDRHDSTCNGGLRWQIPRTNNGYDYKNSIANGCFFNLGARLARYTGNKTYSDWAEKTWDWVEGVGFLDPATYKIYDGAHVGTNCTDINKAQFSYNSGVFLQGAAFMYNYTNGAQKWKDRVDKLVDATISNFFPKDIAVEIACENHGTCTTDMYSFKGYVHRWMSQATHLAPFIKPKILPVLQTSTEAAIKQCTGGDTKRACGFKWASGVYDGKTGAGQQMNVLAAVSSLLMENTPPPVTAKSGGTSKGNPNAGNVGDGKIDRTYKPLTTADRAGAGIITFLVLSFACGIFGWMSMGK; from the exons ATGAAGCCCATTTTTTCAACCGGCGCCGTTGCGCTTTTGGCCTCAACGGGTTTCGTAAACGCCCAGTCGCCCTATAGCATTGATTCCACAG acgccatcaagaagtcAGCCAAGCAACTCGCCGCTGACTTGATCACATACTACCACGGAGACGACCCTGGCGGTATTCCTGGTATTCTACCTGGTCCTCCCCCCAATGGTGACTACTACTGGTGGGAAGGCGGTGCTATGTGGGGGACGTATATGGATTACTGGAAGTGCACCGGCGATTCTACCTACAACAAAGTGGTGATGCAGGCCATGCAGTTCCAAGTCGGTGATGATCAGGACTACCAACCCGCCAACGTTACGCTGTCCCTCGGAAACGACGATCAAGGTTTCTGGGGAATGTCTGCCATGTTGGCTGCTGAGCTGGACTTCCCCAACCCTGCTTCAGACCAGCCTGGATGGCTTGCCCTCGCTCAGGCTGTCTTTAACACTCAGGCCAATCCCGATCGACACGACAGCACTTGTAACGGTGGTCTTCGATGGCAAATTCCTCGAACTAACAATGGTTACGATTATAAGAACA GTATTGCTAATGGATGCTTCTTTAACCTGGGTGCCCGACTTGCTCGCTACACCGGCAACAAGACTTATTCCGACTGGGCTGAGAAGACCTGGGACTGGGTCGAGGGCGTTGGTTTCCTTGACCCCGCCACTTATAAGATTTATGACGGTGCTCATGTCGGAACAAACTGTACCGATATCAACAAGGCTCAGTTCTCTTACAACTCTGGCGTCTTCCTCCAAGGCGCTGCTTTCATGTATAACTAT ACCAATGGTGCGCAGAAATGGAAGGACCGTGTAGATAAATTAGTCGACGCTACTATCAGCAACTTCTTCCCCAAGGATATCGCTGTCGAGATTGCCTGCGAGAACCACGGCACCTGCACCACCGATATGTACTCATTCAAGGGCTACGTCCACCGCTGGATGTCTCAGGCAACACATCTTGCTCCCTTTATCAAGCCAAAGATTCTTCCTGTTCTCCAGACATCAACCGAAGCTGCCATCAAGCAATGTACTGGAGGAGACACAAAGCGTGCTTGCGGCTTTAAGTGGGCCAGTGGTGTCTATGATGGCAAGACAGGTGCCGGTCAGCAGATGAACGTCCTCGCTGCCGTTTCGTCTCTGCTCATGGAGAACACACCTCCTCCTGTCACGGCCAAGTCCGGAGGTACCTCCAAGGGTAACCCCAACGCCGGCAACGTCGGAGATGGCAAGATTGATAGGACCTACAAGCCTTTGACCACTGCAGACAGGGCTGGTGCCGGTATCATCACTTTCCTGGTTCTGTCCTTTGCGTGCGGCATCTTTGGCTGGATGAGCATGGGCAAATAG
- a CDS encoding hypothetical protein (EggNog:ENOG41~BUSCO:EOG092640BS), whose translation MMNGMEKSDYDEDRFGPKEGSLVSAFDAFPKSKPQYIQRTSGGGKWTVAVSIISIVLIWGELGRWWRGAESHNFEVEAGVSRELQINMDIVVKMNCDDIHVNVQDASGDHILAAKRLKADRTLWSQWVDNKGMHKLGRDSHGRVNTGSGYNELGYEDEGFGEEHVHDIVALGKKRAKWAKTPKFRGNADSCRIYGSLDLNKVQGDFHITARGHGYRGNGEHLDHSKFNFSHIISELSYGPFYPSLVNPLDGTVNTAPGNFHKFQYYLSVVPTVYSVNSKSILTNQYAVTEQSKAVDERYIPGIFFKYDIEPILLTVHESRDGIISLLVKIINIMSGVLVAGHWGFTISDWIHEVIGRRRRSNGGVGVLGTKEGFDE comes from the exons ATGATGAACGGAATGGAAAAGTCGGATTATGACGAGGACAGGTTTGGTCCTAAGGAGGGAAGCTTGGTCAGCGCTTTCGATGCATTCC CCAAATCGAAGCCGCAATACATCCAACGAACATCGGGAGGTGGAAAATGGACAGTCGCCGTGTCTATCATCTCAATTGTCCTCATCTGGGGCGAACTCGGTCGCTGGTGGCGCGGCGCAGAGTCTCACAACTTCGAGGTCGAGGCTGGTGTTTCGCGAGAGCTTCAGATCAACATGGACATCGTGGTGAAGATGAACTGCGATGATATCCATGTTAATGTCCAAGATGCGTCTGGCGATCATATCCTAGCTGCTAAGCGTCTCAAGGCTGATAGGACACTCTGGAGTCAATGGGTGGACAACAAGGGCATGCACAAGCTCGGGCGGGATAGCCATGGTCGTGTCAACACTGGTTCTGGATACAACGAGTTGGGATACGAGGATGAGGGTTTCGGCGAGGAGCACGTTCACGATATTGTTGCGCTTGGTAAGAAGAGGGCCAAGTGGGCAAAGACACCCAAGTTCAGGGGCAATGCCGACAGCTGTCGTATCTATGGAAGTTTGGACTTGAACAAGGTGCAGGGTGATTTCCATATCACTGCGCGAGGCCATGGTTATAGGGGTAATGGCGAGCATCTCGACCACAGCA AGTTCAACTTCTCGCATATCATTTCGGAGCTTTCATATGGCCCATTCTACCCTTCGCTGGTCAACCCTCTCGACGGCACCGTCAATACAGCACCCGGCAACTTCCACAAGTTCCAATACTACCTCTCTGTTGTGCCTACTGTGTATAGCGTCAACTCAAAGTCCATCCTTACCAACCAATATGCCGTTACCGAGCAGAGCAAGGCGGTCGACGAGCGATATATCCCTGGTATATTCTTCAAGTACGATATCGAGCCAATCCTGTTGACCGTTCACGAGAGCCGCGACGGTATTATCAGCCTGCTggtcaagatcatcaacatcatgagcGGTGTCCTCGTCGCCGGACACTGGGGTTTCACTATCAGTGATTGGATCCACGAGGTTATTGGTCGGCGGCGACGCAGCaacggtggtgttggtgtactGGGTACCAAGGAGGGCTTTGACGagtag